From the Lathyrus oleraceus cultivar Zhongwan6 chromosome 4, CAAS_Psat_ZW6_1.0, whole genome shotgun sequence genome, one window contains:
- the LOC127073890 gene encoding calmodulin-binding protein 60 A, with amino-acid sequence MSLKRGPDDNKSSDDKRRKPPPFCSVVREVMKLQSVRNLMEPILEPLVRRVVKEEVELALKKHLNSLRQTCGKELNTSESRTLQLQFENSISLPVFTGARIEGEDGSNLRIRLVDALTGKVVCTGPESSAKVEIVVLEGDFEEESDIWMPEDFKNNIVREREGKKPLLTGEVILYLKDGICMMGEISYTDNSSWTRSRRFRLGARVVDNFDGIRIREAKTDSFIVRDHRGELYKKHHPPSLSDEIWRLEKIGKDGAFHRRLSREKIRSVKDFLTLLNLDPAKLRTILGTGMSAKMWEITVEHARTCVLDTTRHVSSAANSQQPRVVFNAVGQVTGLLSECEYITVDKLSETEKADAQISVLSALSQGDYTSFEDEASLMDGYSHLTNAHYSPSSPRTEGSSANKLMASQKITGFNYTQESASSTDIMPSIYSVGGTSGLDDYGLPNFDSIGLRYDQNLGFPLQVPNSLICDTDSIVHAFTDEDHLQFFEADLQSQCQIEADLQSAVDSFMLAPSTSMANGKARRRWRKVVNVLKWFMVRKRRNQLYR; translated from the exons ATGTCGCTCAAAAGGGGTCCCGATGATAACAAGAGTTCAGATGATAAGCGTAGAAAGCCTCCTCCTTTTTGTAG TGTGGTGCGTGAGGTGATGAAGTTACAATCAGTTAGGAATTTGATGGAGCCGATTCTAGAGCCCTTGGTTCGTCGAGTG GTTAAGGAGGAAGTTGAATTGGCTCTAAAGAAACATTTGAACAGCTTGAGACA AACCTGTGGAAAGGAGTTGAATACTTCAGAATCAAGAACTTTGCAGCTGCAGTTTGAAAACAGCATTTCTCTCCCTGTCTTTACAGGAGCTCGAATTGAAGGAGAGGACGGCTCGAACTTAAGGATACGTTTAGTTGATGCCTTAACAGGAAAGGTTGTTTGTACAGGACCTGAATCTTCAGCTAAGGTGGAAATTGTAGTCCTTGAGGGTGATTTTGAAGAAGAAAGTGACATTTGGATGCCGGAAGATTTCAAGAACAATATTGTGAGAGAGAGGGAGGGGAAAAAGCCGCTCCTTACAGGAGAAGTGATTTTATATCTTAAAGACGGGATTTGTATGATGGGTGAAATTTCATATACAGATAATTCAAGCTGGACAAGGAGCCGTCGGTTCAGGCTTGGTGCAAGAGTAGTGGACAATTTTGATGGTATTAGAATAAGAGAAGCAAAGACAGATTCGTTTATCGTCAGGGATCACAGAGGAgaat TGTACAAGAAACACCACCCTCCAAGTCTTTCGGATGAAATTTGGAGACTGGAAAAGATAGGCAAAGATGGAGCTTTCCACAGGCGTTTGAGTCGCGAAAAGATCCGAAGCGTTAAAGATTTTCTCACACTACTCAATCTCGATCCAGCAAAGTTGCGAACT ATATTAGGCACTGGGATGTCGGCAAAGATGTGGGAAATAACTGTAGAGCATGCTCGAACCTGCGTCCTTGATACAACAAGGCATGTGTCATCCGCCGCTAATTCTCAACAACCTCGTGTGGTCTTCAATGCTGTGGGACAAGTGACAGGACTGCTCTCCGAATGCGAATATATCACTGTAGATAAGCTGTCTGAAACTGAAAAG GCTGATGCTCAAATATCGGTTCTTTCTGCACTTAGCCAAGGCGATTATACCTCTTTCGAAGACGAAGCCTCCTTAATGGACGGTTATTCCCACTTAACTAATGCACATTACTCCCCGAGCTCTCCGAGAACCGAGGGATCAAGTGCCAACAAGCTTATGGCTTCTCAAAAGATCACAGGATTCAATTACACACAAGAAAGCGCGTCTTCTACTGATATCATGCCGTCCATTTATTCCGTTGGTGGAACTAGTGGCTTGGATGACTATGGTTTGCCAAATTTCGACAGCATCGGCCTTAGATACGATCAGAATCTTGGTTTTCCGCTCCAAGTACCCAACTCTTTGATCTGCGACACAGATTCAATAGTCCATGCTTTCACGGATGAAGATCATCTACAATTTTTCGAGGCTGATCTTCAATCTCAGTGTCAAATTGAAGCAGACTTACAGAGTGCCGTAGATAGCTTCATGCTAGCACCTTCTACCTCTATGGCCAACGGAAAAGCTCGGAGACGATGGAGAAAGGTAGTCAACGTACTAAAATGGTTCATGGTGAGGAAACGACGAAACCAATTATACAGGTAA